A region from the Rosa rugosa chromosome 6, drRosRugo1.1, whole genome shotgun sequence genome encodes:
- the LOC133715599 gene encoding 65-kDa microtubule-associated protein 9, whose product MFNQSSSNRFLQIETKSGCFLQELQKIWDEVGVPNVERDTMLLKIEQQCVEVFRTKVDEAEQCKAQLQQAIANCEAEFVDICAVLGEKPPHFDHKISGSLKKELEIIIPQLEVMKKRKIERKDQLFSVLDQLQRLSTEISRSLEDNLYKMVVEETDLSLKRLEELHRQLLEYQDEKRNRLKLIMDHMSMLNSLCLVLGMDFKHTIHEIHPTLDLNGEKDVTNSTIEGLANSVQILREVKIQRWQRLQTFASALLEMWNLMDTPMEEQKKFQNVTSRIAASESEITEPNILSVDLLNDVEAEVSKLEQLKSSKLKEILLKKKLELEEVCRQSHMVTEILSAAEYSNEAIESGAVDPACLLEQIELQIARAKEEALSRKEILEKIEKWLAACQEESWLEEYNRDDNRYTAGRGAHLTLKRAEKARVLVNKIPGMVETLTSKATAWEKERGLEFLYDGSQLLSMLKQYSMLRQEKEQEKQRQRDQKRFQGQLLAEKEVLYGSKHSASKSGKKVSDRKMSLGGPLMLNQKIEKAALHVHPIKKGDSLNQRSSHQQYSGVEALSFGRKGSEFSGHSVKNQPSTAAKAREMESPLIRKPLSPVSSKVSSKANILNFLEDQKRQQKKNIEAVHLFKEVPIMSPSIEAVPLFSEVPIMTPSKPIIVNGEENSTPKAMPIQVPPTPSTISVHTLTATPATPFTSGAHNKFEKSGRQVEYSFEEVRAGYFNRPKSYNAGS is encoded by the exons ATGTTCAATCAGAGTAGCAGTAATCGGTTTTTGCAGATAGAAACAAAGTCTGGATGTTTTCTGCAGGAACTGCAG AAAATATGGGATGAAGTTGGAGTGCCTAATGTTGAAAGAGATACAATGCTTCTAAAAATCGAGCAGCAGTGCGTGGAGGTATTTAGGACAAAAGTTGATGAGGCGGAACAGTGTAAAGCTCAACTGCAGCAAGCAATTGCTAATTGTGAAGCAGAGTTTGTAGACATATGTGCTGTCCTGGGTGAGAAACCACCACAT TTTGATCATAAGATCAGTGGAAGTTTGAAGAAAGAGCTTGAAATCATTATCCCACAACTAGAGGTCATGAAGAAGCGGAAAATTGAAAGGAAGGACCAATTGTTTTCTGTCTTAGATCAGTTGCAGAGACTTTCGACGGAAATAAGCAGGTCCTTGGAAGATAATCTGTACAAAATGGTGGTGGAAGAGACCGACTTGTCCTTGAAAAGGCTAGAAGAACTACATAGGCAGTTGCTTGAATATCAAGATGAGAAG AGGAACCGTTTGAAGCTGATAATGGACCACATGAGCATGCTAAACTCCCTGTGCTTGGTTCTTGGTATGGATTTTAAACACACAATTCATGAAATCCACCCCACCTTAGATCTTAATGGAGAAAAAGACGTAACGAACAGCACAATTGAGGGTTTGGCTAATTCGGTTCAGATATTGAGAGAGGTCAAGATACAGAGATGGCAGAGG CTTCAAACTTTCGCAAGTGCCCTCTTGGAGATGTGGAATCTGATGGATACACCCATGGAGGAGCAAAAGAAATTTCAGAATGTAACTAGTCGCATAGCTGCTTCAGAATCTGAAATCACTGAGCCTAACATTCTTTCTGTAGACCTTCTAAATGAT GTTGAAGCTGAAGTGTCAAAGTTGGAGCAGCTCAAGTCAAGTAAGCTCAAAGAGATCCTTCTGAAAAAGAAGTTGGAACTGGAGGAGGTATGCAGACAGTCTCACATGGTTACAGAAATACTGAGTGCTGCAGAATACTCAAATGAAGCTATAGAGTCTg GAGCTGTGGACCCTGCATGCCTGTTGGAACAAATTGAGCTTCAAATTGCAAGGGCAAAAGAGGAAGCTCTAAGCAGGAAAGAAATACTAGAAAAGATTGAAAAGTGGTTGGCTGCTTGTCAAGAAGAATCCTGGCTAGAGGAGTACAATAGG GATGATAATCGCTATACAGCAGGAAGAGGTGCTCATCTTACTTTGAAACGTGCAGAGAAAGCGCGTGTTTTAGTAAACAAAATTCCCG GAATGGTGGAAACATTGACTTCAAAAGCCACAGCTTGGGAAAAAGAAAGAGGACTAGAATTCTTGTACGATGGT AGCCAACTGCTATCAATGCTCAAACAATATAGCATGCTAAGGCAAGAGAAAGAGCAAGAAAAGCAAAGACAGAGA GACCAGAAAAGATTTCAAGGACAACTGCTAGCTGAGAAGGAAGTACTTTATGGGTCAAAACACAGTGCATCTAAGAGCGGGAAGAAGGTTTCTGATCGAAAAATGTCTCTTGGTGGGCCATTAATGCTAAACCAGAAGATTGAGAAAGCTGCTCTACATGTCCACCCTATAAAGAAGGGTGACTCTCTCAATCAAAGGAGCTCTCACCAGCAATACAGTGGAGTAGAAGCTCTATCCTTTG GGAGGAAAGGCTCAGAGTTTTCTGGTCATTCAGTGAAGAATCAACCATCCACTGCTGCAAAGGCTCGTGAGATGGAGTCACCATTGATTCGGAAACCCCTTTCTCCTGTCTCTTCCAAAGTGTCATCGAAGGCCAACATTCTAAATTTCCTTGAAGATCAGAAAAGACAACAGAAGAAAAACATCGAAGCAGTACATCTTTTTAAAGAAGTCCCTATCATGTCACCTTCCATCGAAGCAGTACCACTTTTCAGTGAAGTGCCCATCATGACCCCTTCCAAGCCAATAATAGTCAATGGTGAAGAGAACAGTACCCCAAAGGCAATGCCAATTCAAGTGCCTCCCACTCCTTCAACAATATCAGTTCATACACTGACAGCCACACCAGCTACACCTTTCACCTCTGGTGCTCACAACAAGTTTGAGAAATCTGGTCGACAAGTTGAATACTCGTTCGAGGAGGTGAGAGCTGGTTATTTCAACCGTCCTAAATCATACAATGCAGGCAGTTAG